The genomic segment TTCAGTTTTTCTTCTGCCATACCAGGTATCGTGCCATTACCAGTGCTTACTATCGGGGAGCTGTCGGTGCTTTGCTCGTATATGATGTTACTCGACATGTTACCTTTGAGAACGTTACAAGGTGGTTGAAGGAGTTGAGAGACCATACTGACCCTAACATTGTAGTCATGCTCCTTGGCAACAAATCAGATCTCCGACATCTTGTGGCTGTTTCAACTGATGAGGCTAAATCCTTGGCAGAAAGGGAGGCATTATACTTCATGGAGACTTCTGCATTAGAAGCAACTAATGTCGACAATGCATTTACTGAAGTTCTCACGCAGATATACGGTATAGTTAGTAAAAAGGCAGTCGAGACAGGCGATGAAGGTGCTACTACATCTGCTCCACCTAAAGGACAGACAATTAACATCAAAGATGAAGGATCTACTTGGAAAAAGTTCGGATGCTGTTCAACCTAGGGTCGCAGGAAACTATGCAAAGACAATAGCTCAAGCTTTATCAGTTGTAAGTTGTCATTAAATCAATGATTtcctccctttttctttttgctggTTATCTCGCTTGTGGGATATAAGATTTATACTAGCCATGAGAATACATGAAGCAACGTTCTCATGCAGAACTCCAAAGGAGGAGCAGGTGCTGTTAGTTTCTAATTTCTAATTACTGAATGTTCAAACAAGGTCTTAGTTTTATGGTGTTCTAGATGATGGCTTTGAAATATTGAGACACTATCAAGATCTTTCCAATACCATATTATCGATATCTTCTTTTGTATCGAATGAACGTCTGAATTtagttttttcctttaaaagtcTATTTACTGAGTAGCAATTGTTGGTGTTCATAACTTGGGCAAGATCAAAATTTGATAGTCTGCAGGTACAGCATGTGTGAATCTCATTTACAGCCCTTCCTTGCATTTACAGACAGATCATTGCTTTCTCTGTCTTAAGAAAGTCACCAAAATTCCtatcaatttcaatttatttggtGTAGTTTGACACGAAATTAAAGTTAAAAGAACATATTGGGGTGTGCCAAGTGGTCAACAAAGCGCACACAGGCAAAACTATTATGATTTCTTTCTTATGTCTAATTTTGGGTGGGTCGCGTTCTCTTTCGAAGGAATAATTGATGGGTACTCTGTCGGCATGTGAATCTCATTTAACAGCACTTCCTTGCCATGACAGACAGAAGGATACTCCATCATTGCTTTCTTTGTCTTGTCGAACTAACCACTATTTTCATTGTTTCAGCATAGTCTGATTCCtcatgaaatttaaaaagacaaaaatatatattaggATCTGCGTAATGATCAATGAAGTGGGGAAAGAACTATGACACTTTATGTTCAAATTTTAgtgaagggcaaaaaaaaaatttagatgaTTTCCCTCTATATGCCCAAACTTTGGTAGGCAGAGTTGTGTGGTAGTGTTGAATGACTCAGCCATGGCAATTGATCAGGGATTAATGGAGAAAACTAAGacttgaagaagaagattaaaacttcattaatatgtagagagagaaaaaatacAGAAATGTGTATACAATGATATGAAAATATCTTAGTACCACTAACTATTTATACAATGCGTTCCACCGACCTAAGCTAACTAATCATACTTAGTCACTAATCACCTAACTAATTATAGTTAAGCTAACCACCTTCTAACTGTCTTTGGGTCCCACATCATCACTCCCCCTCAAGCTGATGGAAGAAAATAGGTTTTTCTTCCAAGCTTGCTAACCAAGTAGACATGTTGAGGCCTGCACAACCCCTTTGTTAGCAGATCTGCAAGTTGCTCCTTTGTTCCAATATGATGTGTTGTAATGTGTCCTTGAATATTTTTCTCTAACTCAACACCAAGTTCTTTGAATAACCCAACTAACCATGTAGTTTTTGCTACTGTGGATACCATACTTCTAAATTCTGCTTCAACAGAACTTCTAGAAACAGTGCCTTGTTTCTTTGATTTCCAAATGATCAAGGCATCACCCAACCTCACAacataacctgtaactgatgtTTTGGACTCTATACGGGCACCCCAGTCTGAGTCACAATACGGTACAAGTTTGTTTTCTCCTGAAGCTGGCACGAACAGTCCCAATCTTGGGGCTGCTTTGATGTACCTTACTCCTCTCAGAGCACCTCTAAATCAGATTGTTTTGGATCATGCATGTATACTTCTTAGTCTATCACAAAAAGAGAGTTCCATTCTATAATTAAGAAtgatttaactttaaaaaatttctttaacTATTAATAAATGATTTATTAGATACACAAGGGTGTAAAAAGCACTGCTAAGCCTAACTCAGACACCAATTCCAAAGCATTTTGACACATGTTAAGAACTGCCAAGAAAGTACTCTATTTTAGACTTCGAATTGATCTAGTTTGAGCTTTGATTCGGGTTATTCATGTTTTCGGTATATATAAACAAACCGATTACCACACCATTTTGTGCTttgacttgattttttttaagcttCGGCTCGGGTTATTCGTATTTTCGATCTATATAGATAAGCCGactaaatgaaataatttactcCCTCTGTCGCAACTTATATGAGGGTGTTTGACTAGACATGATGTTTAAGATAggaagaaagacttttgaatcttctggtctaaaacaaaccaatttttttttttttttttttgtggctaGAAAGCATTTCATTAAAGAGCTTTGTGAATTTTAGAGTTAACATTTggcttaaatataaaaagatgtcATACTTTTTGATACTcactaaaaatgaaagaatgTCATATAAATTTGAGCTATCGTCTAACTCAATCAAGAATAGATAATGAAAACTAGAGCTAGAATTCATTTTAGATGCATATTTAAATACTCAAAATAGAAACTTAGTAAACACCATGAACTATAAGAATAGaagaagaattaattaaatttaaaaagtctcaaaaaaacaaaaaaagagtcatcaaataaagaaaaagtaaaagaaagagaaagaaacgaagaaacaaggaaaagaaagaaaagacgtaaaatagaaagagaaaaggaaaaaaaggagaGCAAACATCGTGTAATTTTCAATTGTAGAAAACAGAGTAATTTTTACAGAAAATGTAGTACGCCGGGTTCAATTCGATGCACTGTGAATGGAAAAGTCGTGTGTTTGCCGGTGGCACCAGACAACCAGTTGCTTATCTGGGTGCCAATTCATGTACTTATACAATTtcctatatatacacaaagttTCGATCGAAATGTGCGGGTGGTGTGACACTCCTTATCCACTTAGTAGATCTGCCTCAAcacataaatatctaaaatttatttataccgacaaatttaaaaacttcttctcttcttttttaaattttaagctAAGTTAAATGATGCCAAATAAATTAGGATTATGAGACTAGATGAAACACACGATGTAAATGAttgaaatttctagcttccTCTAATCATGACATaggaataaaaaatatatatatgttaccaTTATGTTTCAATTATTTACCACACGTTCAATTGttttttttgaatctttttATCTTAGACAGAAACAAACTATATATAGTCCAATCAGTCCCGTcagaaaaggctaaaaatagTAAAGGACAATCTTTTTGTAAAGCCGCCAACTAGCCGTGTAGACGCAAATACCTGTCCACATTTGTA from the Lycium ferocissimum isolate CSIRO_LF1 chromosome 11, AGI_CSIRO_Lferr_CH_V1, whole genome shotgun sequence genome contains:
- the LOC132038614 gene encoding ras-related protein YPT3; amino-acid sequence: MAAYRGEEEYDYLFKLVLIGDSGVGKSNLLSRFTKNEFNLESKSTIGVEFATKSLKIEGKVIKAQIWDTAGQERYRAITSAYYRGAVGALLVYDVTRHVTFENVTRWLKELRDHTDPNIVVMLLGNKSDLRHLVAVSTDEAKSLAEREALYFMETSALEATNVDNAFTEVLTQIYGIVSKKAVETGDEGATTSAPPKGQTINIKDEGSTWKKFGCCST